One segment of Arvicanthis niloticus isolate mArvNil1 chromosome 5, mArvNil1.pat.X, whole genome shotgun sequence DNA contains the following:
- the LOC117708839 gene encoding major urinary protein 20-like: MKLPLLLLCLGLTLVCDHAEEASSTRRNFNVEKINGNWYSIVLASDRRDNIEEHGSMRVFLENIRVLENSLVFEFHAVVNGECTKATVVAYQTERDGEYYADYDGYNTITILRTDYDNYIMFHVNNFNDGQTYQLMYLFGREPDLSSDIKEEFADLCEKHGIARENIIDLTNTNRCLQA; this comes from the exons ATGaagctgccgctgctgctgctgtgtttgGGACTGACCCTAGTCTGTGACCATGCAGAAGAAGCTAGTTCCACAAGACGAAACTTTAATGTAGAAAAG ATTAATGGGAATTGGTATTCTATTGTCCTGGCCTCTGACAGAAGAGACAATATagaagagcatggcagcatgagaGTTTTTCTGGAGAACATCCGTGTCTTGGAGAATTCCTTAGTCTTTGAATTCCATGCTGT TGTAAATGGAGAGTGCACCAAAGCAACTGTGGTTGCTTACCAAACAGAAAGGGATGGTGAATATTATGCCGACT ATGATGGATACAATACGATTACTATACTTCGCACAGACTATGATAATTATATTATGTTTCATGTCAATAATTTCAATGATGGGCAAACCTATCAGCTGATGTATCTTTTTG GCCGAGAACCAGATCTGAGTTCAGACATCAAGGAAGAGTTTGCAGATCTATGTGAGAAGCATGGAATTGCTAGGGAAAATATCATTGACCTCACCAACACCA ATCGCTGTCTCCAGGCCTGA